From Hippoglossus stenolepis isolate QCI-W04-F060 chromosome 6, HSTE1.2, whole genome shotgun sequence, a single genomic window includes:
- the gnas gene encoding guanine nucleotide-binding protein G(s) subunit alpha has translation MGCLGNSKTEDQRNEEKAQREANKKIEKQLQKDKQIYRATHRLLLLGAGESGKSTIVKQMRILHVNGFNAEEKKQKIQDIKNNIKEAIETIVTAMSNLTPPVQLACPENRYRIEYILNLVNQKDFEFPSEFYDHAKTLWQDEGVRACFERSNEYQLIDCAQYFLEKIDIVKQNDYTPTDQDLLRCRVLTSGIFETRFQVDKVNFHMFDVGGQRDERRKWIQCFNDVTAIIFVVASSSYNMVIREDNQTNRLQEALNLFKNIWNNRWLRTISVILFLNKQDLLAEKVLAGKSKIEEYFPEFARYTTPDDATPEPGEDPRVTRAKYFIRDEFLRISTASGDGRHYCYPHFTCAVDTENIRRVFNDCRDIIQRMHLRQYELL, from the exons ATGGGTTGTTTGGGCAACAGTAAGACCGAAGACCAGAGAAATGAGGAGAAGGCACaaagagaagcaaacaaaaagatAGAGAAGCAGCtccaaaaagacaaacagatctacagagcaacacacagacTACTGCTTCTGG gagCTGGAGAGTCAGGAAAGAGCACCATAGTGAAACAGATGAGGATCCTTCATGTCAACGGCTTCAATGCAGA agagaaaaagcagaaaattcAGGACATCAAGAATAATATTAAAGAGGCCATAGAG acCATAGTAACAGCTATGAGCAACCTGACGCCACCTGTGCAGTTGGCCTGTCCAGAGAACCGGTACCGGATCGAATACATCCTTAATCTCGTCAACCAGAAGGACTTTGAGTTTCCATCT gagtTTTACGATCATGCCAAGACACTGTGGCAGGATGAGGGGGTCAGGGCGTGCTTTGAGAGATCCAACGAGTACCAGCTAATCGACTGTGCACAGTA cTTTCTAGAAAAGATTGACATTGTGAAGCAGAACGACTACACTCCAACAGATCAG GATTTGCTGCGTTGCAGAGTTCTGACTTCAGGGATCTTTGAGACAAGATTCCAAGTGGACAAAGTTAATTTCCA TATGTTCGATGTCGGGGGTCAAAGAGACGAACGCCGGAAATGGATTCAATGCTTTAACG ATGTAACAGCCATCATCTTCGTGGTGGCAAGTAGCAGTTACAACATGGTGATCAGAGAAGACAATCAGACCAACCGATTACAGGAGGCACTCAACCTCTTCAAGAACATCTGGAACAACAG GTGGCTGCGGACCATTTCTGTCATCTTGTTCCTAAATAAACAGGACCTGCTAGCAGAGAAGGTGCTGGCAGGGAAGTCCAAAATCGAGGAATACTTTCCTGAGTTCGCTCGCTACACCACACCTGATGACG CCACACCAGAGCCTGGAGAAGATCCACGTGTTACAAGGGCAAAGTACTTCATAAGAGATGAATTCCTG AGGATCAGCACAGCGAGCGGGGACGGGCGGCACTACTGTTATCCTCACTTTACCTGCGCCGTCGACACAGAAAACATCCGCCGCGTCTTCAACGACTGTCGAGACATCATCCAGCGAATGCACCTGCGGCAGTACGAGCTCTTGTGA